DNA from Evansella sp. LMS18:
CAGCAATTGAAGACGATTTAATGATAGGGAGTGGCCATGGGCCAACAAATCACTGGGCTTTTAAAAGAAAACAGCGGAAAGGTGAGCGTAATGAATAAGTCTGCTGCTGATATCGGAAAGCTGCTGGAAGTATATTTTATAATGGGCAGTACAAACTGCAAATTAACGCCATATGAAACATTGAAGGCAGCGACAGAAGGGGGCATAACGCTTTTTCAATTCAGAGAAAAAGGGCCCGGGGCGTTAACGGGGATAGAGAAATACGAACTCGCTGCTGAGCTGCAGCAAATTTGTAATAATGCCGGCGTTCCTTTTATCGTTAACGACGATGTTGATCTGGCCATTGAACTGAACGCTGACGGCGTTCATATAGGACAGGATGATGAAAATATTGAAACTGTCAGAAAGAGGCTGGGGGACAAAATTATCGGTGTTTCTGCTCATACAATGGAGGAAGTAAAAGGAGCTGTTAATGGCGGTGCCGACTATATAGGGATAGGCCCGGTTTACCAGACAGCTACTAAGCCAGACGCAGAAGAAGTGCAGGGGACGAAGCTGATTGAAGCTGTCAGAAACTCTGACTTTGACATACCGATTGTGGGAATAGGCGGTATTACTCAAAGCAATGCGGAAGAAGTAACCAGCAATGGAGCAGACGGTGTTTCTGTTATTACAGCAATCAGTCATTCAGCTGATCCGAAAAAAGCTGCAAGTGAACTTGCTGAAGCTGTGAGATCAGGAAAGAAAGCATATAAGAATTAATTTATTGCTAAATTTTATGCTTTCATAAAGTGTAATAAAAAGAGGGTGTCCCAAAAGGTCGCTAAATTGCGACCTTTAAAGGACAGCCTCTTTTTTGTAAGCTGCTTTTGGTTTGTTTTTTGAGTTGTTCCTTGAACAGAGGTGTTTCCCATAAAGCCTCGGTTACATTTAATTTGTCCACAAACCGGCTCTACGTCATACTTCCACTGCCGATAAAGCTGACTGCCAGTTTCATTCTGAATCCGTTCCCGAACCTGTCTTCGCTGTGCCTGATCAATTTTATTAAAATATCTTATAGCTCGAAAGAGTGGCAGGCGGCGACTCCCGCGGGAAAAGCAACGGCTGAAGACCCCGCAGGGCGTTCTTCCCGAGGAGGCTGAAGCGTTGCCCGGGGAACGCGTCCGCCGAGAGCGATTCGAGCTAACTTAATACATTTACTTCGATTAATTTATTAGTTATAAACAAAGAGGATGTCACCAAAAGCTAGGCTTTTGGGACACCCTCTCTATATTGAAGTTATAAGATTATGAAGGCACTGGCTCGGCAGGTGCTGCGGTGCCGGAATATTTAAGAAATGCTTCCTGGGCTTTTTTCGTTAAGCTGATGGAAGCTCCCACTCGGATTGCTTCAAGAATAAATTCTTTGTCATCATCCCGGGCTGGAA
Protein-coding regions in this window:
- the thiE gene encoding thiamine phosphate synthase produces the protein MNKSAADIGKLLEVYFIMGSTNCKLTPYETLKAATEGGITLFQFREKGPGALTGIEKYELAAELQQICNNAGVPFIVNDDVDLAIELNADGVHIGQDDENIETVRKRLGDKIIGVSAHTMEEVKGAVNGGADYIGIGPVYQTATKPDAEEVQGTKLIEAVRNSDFDIPIVGIGGITQSNAEEVTSNGADGVSVITAISHSADPKKAASELAEAVRSGKKAYKN